One genomic segment of Triplophysa rosa linkage group LG22, Trosa_1v2, whole genome shotgun sequence includes these proteins:
- the atp6v1b2 gene encoding V-type proton ATPase subunit B, brain isoform gives MKALRGMVSGAVSEISSAVTGNKHFAVRENVLAVTRDYISQPRLTYKTVAGVNGPLVILDQVKFPRYAEIVHLTLPDGTKRSGQVLEVTGSKAVVQVFEGTSGIDAKKTTCEFTGDILRTPVSEDMLGRVFNGSGKPIDRGPAVLAEDYLDIMGQPINPQCRIYPEEMIQTGISAIDGMNSIARGQKIPIFSAAGLPHNEIAAQICRQAGLVKKSKDVMDYSEENFAIVFAAMGVNMETARFFKSDFEENGSMDNVCLFLNLANDPTIERIITPRLALTSAEFLAYQCEKHVLVILTDMSSYAEALREVSAAREEVPGRRGFPGYMYTDLATIYERAGRVEGRNGSITQIPILTMPNDDITHPIPDLTGYITEGQIYVDRQLHNRQIYPPINVLPSLSRLMKSAIGEGMTRKDHSDVSNQLVNMENLNSKPTIPLVT, from the exons ATGAAGGCTCTTAGAGGAATGGTGAGCGGAGCCGTGAGCGAAATATCATCCGCCGTTACCGGGAACAAACACTTCGCCGTTCGGGAAAATGTACTCGCAGTTACCCGTGACTACATTTCACAGCCGAGATTAA CATATAAAACCGTGGCCGGTGTGAATGGGCCTCTGGTGATTTTGGATCAAGTCAAG TTTCCCAGGTATGCTGAGATTGTCCACCTGACACTGCCTGATGGCACCAAGAGGAGTGGACAAGTCCTGGAGGTCACAGGCTCCAAAGCTGTGGTTCAG GTGTTTGAGGGCACATCTGGTATTGATGCCAAAAAAACCACATGTGAATTTACGGGGGACATTTTGCGCACACCCGTATCTGAGGATATGCTGG GTCGCGTCTTCAACGGATCGGGAAAGCCGATTGATCGGGGACCAGCAGTGCTGGCAGAAGATTACTTAGATATTATGG GTCAGCCAATTAATCCTCAGTGTCGTATTTATCCTGAGGAAATGATCCAGACTGGAATCTCTGCCATTGATGGCATGAACAGTATTGCCAGAGGGCAGAAAATTCCCATTTTCTCTGCAGCTGGTCTGCCCCATAATGAG ATTGCTGCACAGATCTGTCGTCAGGCAGGATTGGTGAAGAAGTCCAAAGATGTGATGGATTACAGTGAGGAAAACTTTGCCATTGTGTTTGCTGCCATGGGG GTCAACATGGAGACTGCACGATTTTTCAAGTCAGATTTTGAAGAGAATGGATCCATGGACAATGTGTGCCTCTTTTTAAACCTGGCCAATGACCCCAC GATTGAGCGCATCATCACCCCTCGACTTGCACTCACCTCTGCTGAGTTTTTGGCCTATCAGTGTgagaagcacgtgctggtcatATTGACTGACATGAGCTCTTATGCCGAAGCTTTACGAGAG GTCTCTGCGGCTAGAGAAGAGGTGCCAGGCCGACGTGGTTTCCCAGGGTACATGTACACCGATCTGGCCACCATATATGAGAGAGCCGGACGCGTGGAGGGACGAAATGGCTCCATCACCCAAATCCCAATCCTCACTATGCCTAACGATG ATATCACCCACCCTATTCCGGATTTAACAGGCTATATCACTGAGGGTCAAATCTATGTTGACAGACAACTTCATAACAGACAG aTCTATCCACCTATCAATGTACTACCATCTTTGTCTCGATTGATGAAGTCAGCCATCGGCGAGGGGATGACACGCAAGGATCACTCTGATGTGTCTAACCAGCTGGTGAATATGGAGAACTTAAATTCTAAACCAACAATACCTTTAGTGACCTAA